The genomic stretch CATGATCCGCTACGGCTATGACATGCGGATCGCCACCGGTGTCATCGCGGCCTCCGGCACCATCACGCAGCTGATCCCGCCGAGCCTCGTGCTGATCGTCCTGGGCGATCAGCTCGGCAAGAGCGTGGGCGAGATGTATGCCGGCGCCATCGGGCCCTCCGTGCTGCAGATCCTGCTGTTCATCGGCTTCATCGCCGTGGTCAGCATCGTCGCCCCGCACAAGATGCCGCCCTTGCCGCCCGAGGCGCTGATGCCGCGCGGCTGGCCGCTCTACCGGCGCGTGCTGAAGGGCATGGTGCCCTCCATAGCGCTGATATTCCTCGTGCTCGGCACGATCTTCATGGGGCTGGCGACGCCGACCGAAGCCGGCGCCATGGGCGCGGTCGGGGCCGTGCTGCTGGCCATGATGAACCGCACCTTCAGCTGGAAGCTGCTGCGCGAGGCGATGGGCAACACCATGCGCCTCACCTCCATGGTGATCTTCATCCTGATCGGCGCCACCGTGTTCAGCCTGGTCTTCCAGGGCGTGGATGGCTCGCATTGGGTGGAACACCTGCTGAGCCATCTGCCGGGCGGGCAGACGGGCTTCCTGGTCTTCGTGAACGTCTTCATCTTCTTCCTGGCGTTCTTCCTGGATTTCTTCGAGATCGCCTTCATCGTCGTGCCGCTGCTGGCGCCGGTGGCCGCGAAGCTCGATATCGACCTGGTTTGGTTCGGCGTGCTGCTA from Sediminicoccus sp. KRV36 encodes the following:
- a CDS encoding TRAP transporter large permease subunit; amino-acid sequence: MTLDIMPPLMFGGLVVFLLLGFPVAFSLSAVGLFFGFLSIELGFFTTAYLGNLPLRVFGILSNDLLLAIPFFTLMGAILERCGLAEDLLEGTGQLFGKIPGGLAYAVILVGAVLGAITGTVAASVIAMGMISLPIMIRYGYDMRIATGVIAASGTITQLIPPSLVLIVLGDQLGKSVGEMYAGAIGPSVLQILLFIGFIAVVSIVAPHKMPPLPPEALMPRGWPLYRRVLKGMVPSIALIFLVLGTIFMGLATPTEAGAMGAVGAVLLAMMNRTFSWKLLREAMGNTMRLTSMVIFILIGATVFSLVFQGVDGSHWVEHLLSHLPGGQTGFLVFVNVFIFFLAFFLDFFEIAFIVVPLLAPVAAKLDIDLVWFGVLLCINLQTSFMHPPFGFALFYLRSIAPKSVLTKDIYLGAIPWLALQLILVAIVILWPESVTFFLDRGTGVDPASVTIDVPPPPPADDDAVPVFR